In the Zonotrichia albicollis isolate bZonAlb1 chromosome W, bZonAlb1.hap1, whole genome shotgun sequence genome, one interval contains:
- the LOC141726810 gene encoding uncharacterized protein LOC141726810, giving the protein MKGPEAETWRRPAAGGGRAKAGCDMRQSPRWGRGSHRLLRGAALVADSKGCVVKKKLEIFEKPETPTLSFGRRFKHLSQKRRTSASSVASLFKARIVLRECLRWTLFLLFSKDFSPHGHTHGILIRLLRKEKGEGGGRRVGLCPLLLAFPSSVPRRGEPRRAKPVARSSRRCLRVRGCPSPGDLLLAASASVSVFRVFSACLLLPACLPSPPPTSSSSSFSSSFLGLSCFLVFFSFPPLSATSLHPRTSASVLSLLPERGTPATERGTAGGEPTAARCLRPLSSAQSSALLPPWLRRRLAVRSGSAQAWPQPGPVTWASRRRVAPGEKNKSIYYIYLQPPCTIDDWGRRKVVGPPVLVPPSQTPSVPQDEGAPSGSTARVRSGCSPP; this is encoded by the exons ATGAAGGGGCCGGAAGCCGAGACGTGGCGGCGGCCAGCGGCGGGCGGCGGCAGGGCCAAGGCGGGCTGTGACATGCGCCAGTCTCCGCGCTGGGGCCGCGGGTCCCACCGCCTCCTGCGGGGGGCTGCACTGGTCGC cgaTTCAAAAGGGTGtgtagtgaaaaaaaaattagaaatatttgaaaaaccTGAAACACCAACCCTAAGTTTTGGACGTCGGTTTAAGCATCTGTCACAAAAGAGACGAACAAGCGCATCCAGTGTTGCATCCCTTTTTAAAGCCCGGATCGTCTTGAGGGAGTGTTTGAGGTGgactcttttccttcttttttccaaaGATTTTAGTCCACATGGACACACACATGGAATCTTGATCCGACTGCTACGAAAAGAgaagggggaggggggagggaggagagtgGGGCTGTGTCCCCTTCTCCTTGCCTTCCCCAGCAGCGTGCCGCGGCGGGGGGAGCCGCGCCGAGCCAAGCCAGTCGCCCGCAGCTCCAGGCGGTGCTTACGAGTGCGGGGCTGCCCATCGCCTGGCGACCTTCTCCTTGCTGCCAGCGCCTCTGTTTCggtgtttagggttttttccgCCTGTCTcctccttcctgcctgccttccttccccccctcccacttcttcctcttcctctttctcGTCCTCCTTTCTTGGCTTgagttgttttttggtttttttttccttccctccactCTCTGCAACGAGCCTCCATCCCCGCACGAGCGCCTCCGTATTGTCCTTGCTGCCGGAAAGAGGAACCCCAGCGACAGAGCGGGGCACGGCGGGAGGGGAACCGACAGCGGCGCGATGCCTGCGCCCCCTCTCCTCCGCCCAGTCCTCCGCTCTGCTCCCCCCCTGGCTCCGACGGCGACTCGCAGTGCGCAGCGGCTCCGCCCAGGCTtggccccagcccggccccgtcACGTGGGCGTCTAGACGACGTGTCgctccaggggaaaaaaataaatctatatattatatttaccTCCAACCGCCTTGCACAATCGACGACTGGGGTCGCAGAAAGGTTGTGGGTCCCCCCGTCCTCGTTCCCCCATCCCAAACTCCATCCGTGCCCCAGGATGAGGGAGCCCCCTCCGGGAGCACGGCGAGGGTGCGCAGCGGCTGCTCTCCCCCCTAG